Within the Serratia sp. UGAL515B_01 genome, the region AATGTTAAAGCCATGGGAGTACCCCAAGGCGGCGCCATCTTTCATCAGCGGCTGTACGGCACGAACAACGGAAGTATGCTGTTTGTCTGGCGTCAGGTTAACAACCAGATCGGCCTGTGGGATCAGCTCTTCGTAAGTCCCGACTTTGAAACCGTTCTCGGTCGCTTTACGCCATGATGCACGCTTCTCATCAATGGCTTCTTTACGCAATGCATAGGCAATATCCAAACCAGAGTCGCGCATGTTCAGACCCTGGTTCAAACCCTGCGCACCACAGCCGACAATCACCACTTTTTTCCCTTTCAGGTAACCGGCTTCATCTGCAAACTCGTCACGCGCCATGAAACGGCACTTACCCAATTGCGCCAACTGCTGACGCAGGTTTAATGTGTTGAAATAGTTAGCCATGGTGATACTCCAATTAGATGTTGTATTTATACCCGCCGTCCTTCAAGTTACTTGGGTATAGCAAAATTATTTTCACCCCCGCTCTGTGTGAGCGAGATCTGTTGGATCCAATGTATAACAGGAATTGCGTTGCTTAAATTGATATATTACGAATGTGATATTGCAATTTATGCAACACTTCTGCTGCGAGCATACTAAAATGGATTTACGTGATCTCAAGCTGTTTCTGCATCTTGCTGAAAGTCATCACTTTGGCCGCACAGCCAAAGTGATGCACGTCAGTCCTTCAACACTTTCCCGGCAAATCCAACGGCTGGAAGAGACTCTAGGACAACCGCTGTTTCTGCGAGATAACCGCACCGTACAACTCACCGATGCTGGTGAACAACTGAAAATTTTTGCTCAGCAAACGCTGCTGCAATATCAGCAGTTGAAACATGCGCTTGGCCAGCATGGGCCATCGCTTAGCGGTGAACTTCGCCTGTTCTGCTCAGTTACCGCCGCCTACAGCCATCTACCCCCGATCCTTGACCGCTTCCGCGCCCAGCATCCGTTGGTGGAAATCAAACTGACTACGGGTGATGCCGCCGATGCGGTAGACAAAGTGCAATCAAATGAAGCCGATCTCGGGATCGCCGGGAGGCCGGAAACGCTGCCCACCAGCGTGGCTTTCACCCAAATTGGTGAAATCCCATTGGTGCTGATTGCTCCAGCCCTGCCTTGTGCGGTTCGTACCCAGGCTTTTGCTGAACAACCCGACTGGGCCAATATGCCCTTTATTCTGCCGGAACATGGCCCTTCACGAAAACGCATTGAGTTATGGTTCCGCCGCCAGCGCATCACTAACCCGCTGATCTACGCCACCGTCAGTGGACACGAAGCGATCGTCTCGATGGTTGCTTTGGGCTGTGGTATCGCGTTGATCCCTAGCGTGGTTGTAGACAATAGCCCGGAACCGGTACGCAACCGTATTTCCCAGTTGGAGAATGTTTCCATGGTCGAGCCTTTTGAACTGGGCGTATGCGTGCTGAAGAAACGCCTCAACGAACCGCTGATCGAGGCATTCTGGCATTTACTATGAACGAAATGCCATTTCGTTATGAACTCCATTAACTCATTCATTAAAAACTGAAAATACCCTATGGATTTCGAGTCACAGCTAGGCGGCGAGCGTGCTCATCCCCAGTCACTTACTTAAGTAAGTGACTGGGGTGAGTAAGCGCAGCCAACAACGCTGTGGTTTGAAAGACGACGGGTATTCATAAATCTTGCGGGTCAACCTGCTTCATCGCCTCAACCTGCATCAACCAGTGGTACAGCGGTTCCAACTGCTGAAAGCCCTGCGCCAACAACGTGACCAGATTGGCGCTGAAGAGTTTTTCCACTTCACTGTCAGTGACCATGACCGCAAAGGATTTGCGGTTGTACCAGGTGGCAATTTCTGCTGCCTGCTCTTTCACCAGCGGGCGCTTATAGCTCTCGCCCATCAGTTCGAACGGCGCTCGGCAGCAAGCCGCTATCTCTAAAAACGGCTTTGGCCTGCGCTGCAGGGTATGGCGAAATAAGTCCATCGTGGCTTTGTTGGCGCTGTAATATCCCAAGCCATAGCGCAGCATGTCTGGCCCCAGTTCAAAAAAGTACACCGGCGCATCTTTCCAATCCTTGCTTGGCCGCTTGAAGGTCAACCACATGCGGCTGCGGTAACGGGATTTATCATGAGAAAAGCGCGTGTCGCGATGAATACGCGACAGCGTTTTGCCGATTGCCGGGCGAGTCTCGAACTGCGGATCAATCGTTAGCATCGTCGGGCTCAGCGCATCCACCAGCGAACGAAACGGCGTTAATAACTCACGGTCATACACCGCACGATTGGCGTCAAACCATGCTTTGTCGTTTTCGATCCGCACCTGTTGAAGGAAATTCAACCCTTGCTGACTGAAGCCGGTAAACTGATTGACCATACGCTGTCCTTTTCGCTGCGTTCATCCCTGCAGGAAGAAACGGAATGCCGGGTTATCAGTCTCATCATGACAATCATAACCTAGCGCAGTCAGGTGCTGCTCAAACTCGGGATCGGTCTGCGAAAGCTCAAAACCCGCCAATACGCGGCCAAAGTCTGTACCGTGGCTGCGATAATGGAATAGAGAGATATTCCAATGAGTACCCAGCGTTTGCAGGAACTTAAGCAATGCCCCCGGTGACTCTGGAAATTCAAAGCTATAGAGCCGCTCCCGCAATGGTTTAGAAGGCCGGCCACCGACCATGTAACGTACATGCAGTTTCGCCATCTCATCGTCAGACAGATCAACCACCTGATAGCCACCATTGTTCAATTCATCAATGATTTCCAACCGTTCAGCATGGCCTCTACTCAGACGCACACCAACAAAGATGCAAGCGCTGTCGGCATCCGCATAACGGTAGTTGAACTCGGTTACCGAACGCCCACCAAGCAGTTGGCAGAATTTCAGGAAACTGCCCTTCTGTTCCGGTATGGTCACTGCCAGTAGTGCTTCGCGTTGTTCCCCCAACTCACAGCGTTCGGAAACATAACGCAGACCGTGGAAATTCACATTCGCGCCGGAAAGGATGTGTGCCAGCCTTTCACCCCGTATATTGTGCTGCTGCACATACTTCTTCAACCCTGCCAGCGCCAGCGCGCCAGAAGGTTCAGCGATAGCACGTACGTCTTCAAACAGGTCTTTCACCGCTGCGCAAATCGCGTCGCTATCGACAGTGATCACATCATCCAAATACTCGCGACACAGACGGAAGCTTTCATCACCAACACGTTTTACTGCGACACCTTCGGCAAACAGCCCTACGCGAGCCAGATCGACAGGATGCCCCGCATCCAGCGCAGCACGCAAGCAGGCTGAGTCTTCGGCTTCTACACCAATCACCTTGATTTGAGGCATCAATTGCTTGATCAGTACCGCGACCCCTGCCGCCAAGCCACCACCACCTACGGGAACAAAAACGCGATCCAGATGCGCATCCTGCTGCAACAGTTCCATCGCCAACGTACCCTGCCCAGCGATCACTGCGGGATGGTCAAACGGTGGTACAAAAGTCATCCCCTGTTGCCGCGAAAGCTCGATCGCCTTGGCTTTAGCCTCGTCGAAGTTTGCCCCGTGCAGCAACACCTCACCACCAAAACCACGCACCGCATCTATTTTGATATCCGCAGTGGACACGGGCATCACAATCAGGGTTTTGATCCCCAACCGGTTGCCAGAGAGCGCTACGCCTTGCGCATGATTTCCCGCAGAGGCGGTGATTATGCCACGCGCTTTCTGCTCTTCATCCAGGCTGGCGATCATCGCGTAAGCCCCACGCAGCTTGAAGCTGTGCACCGGCTGACGATCTTCGCGTTTCACCAGGATCGTATTACCGAGGCGCGAAGAGATCTTGCCCATCGTCTGTAACGGGGTGACCTGAGCCACCTCGTAAACTGGCGAGCGGAGAACCGCTCGCAAATATTCCGCGCCACAGGGAGCGTCGGGTAGGGGTTGCGATACTGCCATTATGCTTAGCCTCCCAGCTTGCTTTTGTCACGCACCGCGCCTTTATCGGCACTTGTCGCCAATGTGGCATAGGCACGCAGCGCGTAAGATACCTGACGTTCACGCGCTTTCGGCGTCCATGCAGCGTCCCCACGAGCCAATTCCGCTTCACGACGCGCAGCCAATACACTCTCTGGCACATCCAGCACCATGCTGCGTTTCGGGATATCAATATCGATCATGTCGCCTTCTTCGATCAGCGCTATCAGGCCACCGCTAGCCGCTTCAGGAGAAACGTGGCCAATCGACAGGCCAGAAGTACCGCCAGAGAAGCGACCATCGGTGATCAATGCGCAGGACTTACCCAGCCCCATTGACTTCAGATAAGTGGTTGGATACAGCATTTCCTGCATTCCGGGTCCACCTTTTGGCCCTTCGTAACGGATCACAACCACGTCACCGGCTACCACTTTCCCACCGAGGATCGCTTCAACGGCGGTATCCTGGCTCTCATAAACTTTTGCTGGCCCACGGAAGGTCAGGTTATCGCTGTCAACGCCAGCCGTTTTGACGATGCTGCCATCTTCTGCCATGTTGCCGTACAACACCGCCAAGCCGCCTTCAAGGCTGAAGGCATTTTCCAAAGAACGGATACAACCTTCAGCACGATCGTTGTCCAGCGTGTCCCAACGGCAATCCTGTGAAAATGCCTGCGTAGTGCGGATACCCGCTGGACCGGCACGGAACATCTTCTTCACGGCATCATCTTTGGTCAGCATGATGTCGTATTTTTCTAACGTTTCGGGCAGTTTCATCCCTAGAATATTGCTGACGTCACGATTCATTAAACCCGCACGATCCAGCTCACCAAGGATGGCCAATACCCCACCAGCACGGTGCACATCTTCCATATGATATTTTTGGGTACTTGGTGCCACTTTGCACAGATGCGGCACTTTGCGGGAAAGACGGTCAATATCTGCCATCGTGAAATCGACTTCACCTTCCTGCGCCGCTGCCAACAGGTGCAACACCGTGTTGGTTGAACCACCCATTGCAATATCCAAGGTCATGGCGTTTTCAAACGCCGCCTTGTTGGCAATACTACGTGGCAGCGCACTTTCATCATCCTGCTCATAGTAACGCTTAGTGAGCTCAACAATGCGTTTCCCGGCATTCAGGAACAGGTCTTTACGATCGGCATGCGTTGCCAGCAACGAGCCATTACCCGGTTGTGACAGACCCAGGGCTTCGGTCAGGCAGTTCATCGAGTTGGCAGTAAACATGCCCGAACAAGAACCACAGGTTGGACAGGCAGAGCGCTCTATCTGCGCGCTGTCAGCGTCGCTGACGTTGGGGTTGGCCCCTTGTATCATCGCGTCGATCAGGTCCAGTTTAATGATTTTGTCAGAAAGCTTGGTTTTGCCCGCTTCCATCGGACCACCAGAAACAAAGATCACCGGAATATTCAGGCGCAATGACGCCATTAACATCCCTGGGGTGATCTTGTCGCAGTTAGAAATACAGACCATCGCATCGGCACAGTGAGCATTCACCATGTATTCTACCGAGTCGGCAATCAGTTCGCGTGACGGCAGGGAATAGAGCATACCGCCGTGGCCCATGGCGATACCGTCATCTACCGCAATGGTGTTGAACTCTTTGGCGACGCCGCCAGAAGCCTCTATCTGTTCTGCAACCAGCTTACCCAGATCGCGCAGGTGCACATGCCCCGGAACGAACTGGGTAAAGGAGTTGACCACCGCAATAATCGGTTTGCCAAAATCGGCGTCGGTCATCCCGGTCGCGCGCCATAATGCGCGGGCACCCGCCATGTTGCGGCCATGCGTTGTGGTGGCGGAACGGTACTTAGGCATGCTCTTTTCACTCCAAATATTGTCATTTTGCAGGCGGCAAACGAACCGCCCGTTTGTTCGTGTCTGTCGTTACTCCCCTGACGATTTCAAGCTACAGCGTGAAAACGACGGGTAGCGTTGTTACTGATTGACCGGATCCAACCAGCCATACTTGTCTTCAGTTTTACCGGTGAACAGCCCAAAGAACGCCTGTTGGATCTCCTTGGTGACAGGACCGCACTTGCCAATACCCACCTGGATACCATCAACACTGCGCACTGGAGTGATCTCGGCTGCAGTTCCCGACATAAAGACTTCGTCCGCCAAGTACAGAGACTCACGAGAAAGTACCTGTTCACGCACTTCAAAGCCCATATCCTTCGCTAGCCTGATGATCGCATCGCGGGTAATACCCGGTAGTGCAGACGAGGTGAATGGCGGAGCAAATAATACCCCATCCTTCACTTCAAACAGGTTCTCGCCTGCTCCTTCAGAGATGTAACCATGTACATCCAGAGCAATCCCTTCCTGATAACCATGGCGGCGTGCTTCACTGCCCACCAACAGTGAGGAAAGATAGTTACCACCGGCTTTAGCCGCGGTAGGGATGGTGTTAGGTGCAGCACGGTGCCACGATGAAACCATTGCATCGATGCCTTGATCCAGCGCTTCTTCACCCAGATAAGCGCCCCAAGGAAACGCAGCGATGATCACGTCGGTTTTATAACCTGCAGGCGGGTTAACCCCCATACCAACATCCCCAATAAATACCAACGGACGAATATAAGCACTGACCAGATTATTTTTACGTAGCGTAGCGCGGCAGGCTTCCATTAACTCATCAACGCTTTGCGTTACCGGCATACGGTAAATTTTTGCTGAATCATGTAAACGTTGCATGTGTTCGCGATGGCGGAAAACAACCGGGCCCTTGTGAGAGTCGTAACAACGCACACCTTCGAATACCGAAGTTCCGTAGTGCAACGCATGTGACATAACGTGTACTTTGGCATCAGCCCAAGGAACCATATCACCATTGAACCAAATATAATCAGCTTTCTTCGTCATTGTTCTGTTCCTTTTGCACCCTCAGGCGCGTATTTGTTGTGAGGTTAGCTGCTGGATCTCAACGCTGGAGACATCCATCAGCTTACTTAACTGGGAAGACAGTAAATCCACAGAGCGCTGGCTGGCAACGGTCAATTCAATATTAATGTCGTTAGTGTTGATGCCCGCTGCCATATTCATAGCGCAGACTTGGAAGCCTCTATGGCGTACAACACGCAATACGCGCTCTAACATTTCAGGGCGGAAGCGGGCCTGAATCGAGAGTTGATGCTGCATCATGATACTTTCTCCAACATGGTT harbors:
- the ilvY gene encoding HTH-type transcriptional activator IlvY; amino-acid sequence: MDLRDLKLFLHLAESHHFGRTAKVMHVSPSTLSRQIQRLEETLGQPLFLRDNRTVQLTDAGEQLKIFAQQTLLQYQQLKHALGQHGPSLSGELRLFCSVTAAYSHLPPILDRFRAQHPLVEIKLTTGDAADAVDKVQSNEADLGIAGRPETLPTSVAFTQIGEIPLVLIAPALPCAVRTQAFAEQPDWANMPFILPEHGPSRKRIELWFRRQRITNPLIYATVSGHEAIVSMVALGCGIALIPSVVVDNSPEPVRNRISQLENVSMVEPFELGVCVLKKRLNEPLIEAFWHLL
- a CDS encoding DUF2461 domain-containing protein, whose amino-acid sequence is MVNQFTGFSQQGLNFLQQVRIENDKAWFDANRAVYDRELLTPFRSLVDALSPTMLTIDPQFETRPAIGKTLSRIHRDTRFSHDKSRYRSRMWLTFKRPSKDWKDAPVYFFELGPDMLRYGLGYYSANKATMDLFRHTLQRRPKPFLEIAACCRAPFELMGESYKRPLVKEQAAEIATWYNRKSFAVMVTDSEVEKLFSANLVTLLAQGFQQLEPLYHWLMQVEAMKQVDPQDL
- the ilvA gene encoding threonine ammonia-lyase, biosynthetic, whose translation is MAVSQPLPDAPCGAEYLRAVLRSPVYEVAQVTPLQTMGKISSRLGNTILVKREDRQPVHSFKLRGAYAMIASLDEEQKARGIITASAGNHAQGVALSGNRLGIKTLIVMPVSTADIKIDAVRGFGGEVLLHGANFDEAKAKAIELSRQQGMTFVPPFDHPAVIAGQGTLAMELLQQDAHLDRVFVPVGGGGLAAGVAVLIKQLMPQIKVIGVEAEDSACLRAALDAGHPVDLARVGLFAEGVAVKRVGDESFRLCREYLDDVITVDSDAICAAVKDLFEDVRAIAEPSGALALAGLKKYVQQHNIRGERLAHILSGANVNFHGLRYVSERCELGEQREALLAVTIPEQKGSFLKFCQLLGGRSVTEFNYRYADADSACIFVGVRLSRGHAERLEIIDELNNGGYQVVDLSDDEMAKLHVRYMVGGRPSKPLRERLYSFEFPESPGALLKFLQTLGTHWNISLFHYRSHGTDFGRVLAGFELSQTDPEFEQHLTALGYDCHDETDNPAFRFFLQG
- the ilvD gene encoding dihydroxy-acid dehydratase; translated protein: MPKYRSATTTHGRNMAGARALWRATGMTDADFGKPIIAVVNSFTQFVPGHVHLRDLGKLVAEQIEASGGVAKEFNTIAVDDGIAMGHGGMLYSLPSRELIADSVEYMVNAHCADAMVCISNCDKITPGMLMASLRLNIPVIFVSGGPMEAGKTKLSDKIIKLDLIDAMIQGANPNVSDADSAQIERSACPTCGSCSGMFTANSMNCLTEALGLSQPGNGSLLATHADRKDLFLNAGKRIVELTKRYYEQDDESALPRSIANKAAFENAMTLDIAMGGSTNTVLHLLAAAQEGEVDFTMADIDRLSRKVPHLCKVAPSTQKYHMEDVHRAGGVLAILGELDRAGLMNRDVSNILGMKLPETLEKYDIMLTKDDAVKKMFRAGPAGIRTTQAFSQDCRWDTLDNDRAEGCIRSLENAFSLEGGLAVLYGNMAEDGSIVKTAGVDSDNLTFRGPAKVYESQDTAVEAILGGKVVAGDVVVIRYEGPKGGPGMQEMLYPTTYLKSMGLGKSCALITDGRFSGGTSGLSIGHVSPEAASGGLIALIEEGDMIDIDIPKRSMVLDVPESVLAARREAELARGDAAWTPKARERQVSYALRAYATLATSADKGAVRDKSKLGG
- a CDS encoding branched-chain amino acid transaminase, with product MTKKADYIWFNGDMVPWADAKVHVMSHALHYGTSVFEGVRCYDSHKGPVVFRHREHMQRLHDSAKIYRMPVTQSVDELMEACRATLRKNNLVSAYIRPLVFIGDVGMGVNPPAGYKTDVIIAAFPWGAYLGEEALDQGIDAMVSSWHRAAPNTIPTAAKAGGNYLSSLLVGSEARRHGYQEGIALDVHGYISEGAGENLFEVKDGVLFAPPFTSSALPGITRDAIIRLAKDMGFEVREQVLSRESLYLADEVFMSGTAAEITPVRSVDGIQVGIGKCGPVTKEIQQAFFGLFTGKTEDKYGWLDPVNQ
- the ilvM gene encoding acetolactate synthase 2 small subunit, with translation MMQHQLSIQARFRPEMLERVLRVVRHRGFQVCAMNMAAGINTNDINIELTVASQRSVDLLSSQLSKLMDVSSVEIQQLTSQQIRA